In Raphanus sativus cultivar WK10039 chromosome 5, ASM80110v3, whole genome shotgun sequence, the following proteins share a genomic window:
- the LOC108861917 gene encoding kinesin-like protein KIN-12D, with translation MLRDAKLSRRDSGKHEEEIENVPQNLLQPSFFSQTSNDSSSSSLPRAPLNTIHDPLNNPKDTRSSNKMDRTPSKPKPKNPDPALPLKTPDHKHRFGWGEKRANTTPKTGRAVGRGAGSCYYSETTGSAQNTPSKSVSKPPPPPGSCYRGKLDGGSRAGGGYASLYKGLSTSDRQLSGAAALVNTVEVPHFDLKEDPSFWMDHNVQILIRVRPLNSMERSINGYNRCLKQESSQCVAWTGQPETRFLFDHVACETIDQETLFRVAGLPMVENCLSGYNSCIFAYGQTGSGKTYTMLGEVGDLEVKPSPNRGMMPRIFEFLFARIQAEEESRRDERLKYNCKCSFLEIYNEQITDLLEPSSTNLQLREDIKNGVYVENLTEFEVESVQDILGLITQGSLNRKVGATNMNRESSRSHSVFTCVIESRWEKDSTTNMRFARLNLVDLAGSERQKTSGAEGDRLKEAASINKSLSTLGHVIMVLVDVANGKPRHIPYRDSRLTFLLQDSLGGNSKTMIIANASPSVSCAAETLNTLKFAQRAKLIQNNAVVNEDFNGDVLELRRQIRLLKEELSLLKRQNISRALSFGSATANITEFQVDSPSQLQNVLQETGHQQARNSLVYESGGCVRMSRKQLKSLEITLAGSLRREHVADASIKKLEAEIEHLNRLVRQREEDTRSTKMMLRFREDKIQRLESLLGNQISADSFLLEENNVLSEENQLLQAKIDKNPELTRFALENIRLLDQLRRFQEFYEEGEREILQGEVSNLRNQLVQFLNESSDRQKHPDDVTEPQDERISKENYSLQEELKKTSSELEKCRSKLGSCLEENAKLSREIHDLQAMVSDIRASTPDEHSANKQKALLETQNVSRPETLADQQVNHVEEIIKLQLDLDVLKIILDEERTLRGDTEALAVSLKLNIGELKDQLIMMSKQQENVNSQLRETKSVVEALDSQNSILIQEDEEFRRIKENYTELLQKQELGIPAMMSKQCNEFKDNPAAAEDNAINAKFKKMQASLEKAKRLNMRFKNDCASKVFGVEERDEVHRQAEAETAEVIVCLQNELEVLQKEVDDFQSKENVTEQQVKLLETRMEELQDNLRDMTMDNEQLQENLRSKEMELQIISNEMELLTSELEEILLSGNEGLTDACYQADLISGSFPDKRIWISEQVGGLIRTISERELMIEDLESCLEDANKKQCDIESMLKSLRGAALVMSEAHQREYEEKESHVLLLKSQLCTKTEAMTKLLEKLKMSESWIYEASHCATASLVIVNRYSEVIESHSFELKQKDLQLEESAGLTLSLKQQVEDLEATCEELRSKLLEEEKNASVMEQKLEEIEETGISAMKEKLSELTGGVSGLRSCINMCQEHEKYTEAENSLGSPAHCSEGQEVGRNVSSCIEKTPNKNHMESLRVSSQMSSERGKVIILLKQEMESALASLKEVQFEMTRLQAEKEELKASEKRSLSNLHDLAAEFSSLETVMNSMKEQYEHRLEDADHKLKTLEHELAKMKLEAGQGHVENLCVLQKFEEAQWTIKEADITINELIIANEMMKLNLEKQKTRETSLVGERNALVDELQELESINVKGNEKVEYLEKLFESSLMGVGNLVEELETVVRKLQDESSEALTGMANDLSELKSWVSETKSARFFLEDIWSEIIMKDCALSVLHLCHMGVLLETVTGVNAENSLLQRGLGESNSSIAGLRDNNLRLRRELEMFTTLKGKLLADVKNGFERISRNEEATNLLTTKLSSFEQKISGLQYQEELMLQRSDSMGSQLDSLMKEIDLSNGNLAETLLEQKLHLNQRSDFFDSEVQRYLMDLCSKDVETLVLALKVKECSSCLAVLDRELLDHQAIVEDLKEKLFVSQVESELKDLCLVDNKLETVSMIQKLTEAQRKIKVLSSDLNQSVQKTIEMDEANKGFGERVFFLESRVSNLQQDLERKASELDSLQHSQSITAGELGIKERDIQVYADAVGALKNENRSLGDKFIHFVEDQSKALNANSLSIAKCSEGSTILEKLNRDGLVISDQMFELICENANKASEFADTVQSLQIDVEDLLSENLNLQDELLRKDDVLKGLSFDLSLLQESASNSRDKEDETKEIMVHVEALEKTLASRTSELEDAVSFAQKLEVQLQESKEIICNLEAETEKAMQCQKQLSEENKETRAEAEDLLAEKSSLEEELIQTKKVSESMEMELFSLRNALGQLNDKVEFTQSKLDETIDERDNLQDEVLYLTEELGKMKAEAKELEVMYIEAQEIAESRKMYADQREEEVKLLEGSVEQLEYTINVLENKVNVIKDEAERQRLQREELETELHTIRQQMESVRNADEEMKRILDEKRMDLEEAQGHIEALERNTANQMTEITQLSSHISELNMHAEAQAREYMHKVKELEAMAEQVKPEIHVSQAVDSSLNKGSGKPRGSGSPFRCIGLGLAQQMRSEKDEELASARHRIEELETVVATKQKEIFLLNSKLAKVDSMTHDITRVMLGLKQNCASLLDSQQVSKIAEMLQRYSSDSRETDFEVSQLKRQLSEYNEEKQGWLEEIEGKQTDLVTAQIELEEHRQHEQLLKKENELLKKENVSHKRKLRELEGEVEKLSSQQNPEWRTRDHARIKEENNVLKLQLDELNLKLRRADVNISRAKEELAWYRASSGKNQHSNFEKMHHLSTKLKESEEDRMQLGKQLLCLSTSILKAAGVTGEDITDINPEVAEEALEQLKTRVGLLESELDNFRLKGKTKSRRSRNPERTMPSMPSPRRRSWSQSPRKMSQVPFFTSLDR, from the exons ATGTTGAGGGATGCTAAGTTATCCCGTAGAGACTCAGGCAAGCACGAGGAGGAGATCGAGAACGTCCCTCAGAATCTCCTCCAACCTTCCTTCTTCTCTCAAACCAGCAACgactcctcttcttcctctctacCACGAGCTCCGCTTAACACGATCCACGACCCGTTAAACAACCCTAAGGACACCCGGAGTAGCAATAAGATGGATCGGACTCCGTCAAAGCCCAAACCCAAGAACCCAGATCCAGCATTGCCTTTGAAAACGCCTGATCACAAGCACCGGTTCGGTTGGGGCGAGAAGCGCGCTAACACGACTCCTAAGACCGGTAGAGCTGTCGGGAGAGGAGCTGGTTCGTGCTACTACTCGGAGACAACCGGTTCGGCTCAGAATACGCCTAGTAAGAGCGTGTCTAAGCCTCCACCTCCTCCGGGGTCTTGTTACAGAGGGAAGCTTGATGGGGGCAGCAGAGCTGGTGGAGGGTATGCCTCCTTGTACAAAGGCTTGTCTACCTCTGATAGGCAACTTTCTGGTGCTGCTGCTCTTGTTAATACCGTTGAAGTCCCTCACTTTGACCTTAAAGAAGATCCATCGTTCTGGATGGATCACAATGTTCAG ATTCTTATACGTGTCCGGCCGCTTAATAGCATGGAGAGGAGTATAAATGGGTACAATAGGTGCTTAAAGCAGGAAAGCTCTCAATGCGTTGCGTGGACTGGACAACCTGAGACACGGTTTTTATTCGATCATGTGGCTTGTGAGACGATTGACCAG GAAACCCTTTTTCGGGTTGCTGGTCTGCCCATGGTGGAAAATTGCCTGTCTGGCTACAACAGCTGTATATTTGCGTATGGTCAG ACAGGAAGTGGAAAAACATATACAATGCTTGGGGAAGTCGGTGATTTAGAAGTTAAACCAAGTCCCAACAGAGGAATGATGCCACGGATATTTGAGTTTTTGTTTGCAAGAATACAAGCT GAGGAAGAGAGCAGAAGAGACGAGAGACTTAAATACAATTGCAAATGCTCTTTCCTTGAGATTTACAATGAACAGATCACAGACCTTCTTGAACCGTCTTCAACAAATTTGCAG CTTCGAGAGGACATTAAGAACGGTGTCTATGTGGAAAATCTCACTGAGTTTGAAGTAGAGAGTGTTCAAGACATCTTAGGGCTTATCACACAG GGTTCTTTGAATCGAAAAGTTGGAGCCACAAATATGAACAGAGAGAGCAGCAGATCACATAGTGTATTTACATGCGTGATCGAGAGCAGATGGGAAAAGGACTCAACAACTAATATGCGTTTTGCAAGACTGAACCTGGTTGATCTTGCTGGATCAGAGAG GCAAAAAACTTCTGGCGCTGAGGGTGACCGCCTAAAAGAAGCTGCTAGCATCAATAAATCATTGTCCACACTAGG ACATGTCATTATGGTTCTTGTGGATGTTGCAAATGGTAAACCTAGGCATATTCCATATCGTGATTCAAGGCTGACATTTCTTCTTCAG GACTCACTGGGTGGCAATTCAAAGACGATGATCATTGCTAATGCTAGTCCTTCCGTCAG TTGTGCAGCAGAAACTCTAAACACTCTTAAATTTGCTCAGAGAGCAAAGCTAATCCAGAATAAT GCTGTGGTCAACGAAGATTTCAATGGGGATGTCCTGGAATTACGCCGTCAAATCCGACTTCTAAAG GAAGAGCTTTCCCTCCTCAAGCGCCAGAACATCTCCAGGGCATTGTCATTTGGATCAGCAACAGCCAACATTACAGAATTCCAAGTCGATTCTCCAAGTCAATTACAGAATGTATTGCAGGAGACAGGACATCAACAGGCTCGTAACTCACTTGTGTATGAATCTGGAGGCTGTGTAAGGATGTCTAGAAAGCAG TTGAAATCGTTGGAGATAACACTTGCTGGCTCATTGAGAAGAGAGCATGTGGCGGATGCTTCAATTAAGAAGCTTGAAGCTGAGATTGAGCACCTAAACCGTTTG GTTCGGCAAAGAGAGGAAGATACTAGGAGCACAAAAATGATGCTCAGGTTTCGAGAAGACAAGATACAGAGGCTGGAATCACTACTTGGCAACCAGATATCTGCAGATTCTTTTTTGTTGGAAGAGAATAACGTGCTGTCAGAAGAGAATCAGTTGCTTCAAgctaaaattgataaaaatcCTGAATTGACCCGCTTTGCCCTGGAAAACATAAGGCTTCTGGACCAACTTAGAAG ATTCCAAGAGTTCTATGAGGAAGGTGAGAGAGAAATTCTACAGGGCGAAGTCTCGAATCTGCGAAACCAG CTCGTTCAGTTTCTTAATGAAAGCTCTGACCGGCAAAAGCATCCTGATGATGTAACAGAGCCACAG GATGAACGTATTAGCAAAGAAAATTATTCTCTACAGGAGGAG TTAAAAAAGACCTCTAGCGAGCTTGAAAAATGCCGAAGCAAACTTGGTTCTTGCCTTGAAGAGAATGCAAAGCTTAGTAG GGAAATCCATGATCTTCAGGCTATGGTCAGCGATATCAGAGCTTCCACACCTGATGAACATAGTGCGAACAAACAAAAG GCCCTGCTGGAAACTCAAAATGTTAGTCGGCCGGAAACACTTGCTGATCAGCAGGTCAACCATGTCGAAGAAATCATCAAACTGCAGCTTGATTTGGATGTACTGAAAATTATACTGGATGAGGAAAGAACACTACGTGGTGATACAGAAGCACTTGCAGTTAGCTTGAAACTTAATATTGGAGAGTTGAAGGACCAACTAATTATGATGAGCAAGCAGCAAGAAAATGTTAACAGTCAGCTGCGCGAGACAAAATCTGTCGTTGAAGCTCTCGACTCGCAAAACAGTATATTGATCCAAGAAGATGAAGAGTTTAGGAGAATCAAGGAGAACTATACTGAACTTTTACAAAAGCAAGAGCTTGGCATCCCAGCAATGATGTCCAAACAGTGCAATGAGTTCAAAGATAATCCTGCAGCTGCAGAGGACAATGCAATTAATGCCAAGTTCAAGAAAATGCAAGCGTCTCTTGAAAAAGCTAAGAGGTTGAACATGAGGTTCAAGAATGATTGTGCTTCTAAGGTATTTGGAGTTGAAGAAAGGGACGAAGTTCACAGGCAAGCCGAAGCTGAGACTGCCGAGGTGATTGTCTGCTTGCAGAACGAGCTCGAAGTTCTTCAGAAGGAGGTTGATGATTTCCAATCAAAAGAAAACGTGACTGAACAGCAGGTAAAGCTTTTGGAAACTCGGATGGAGGAGCTTCAGGATAACTTGCGAGATATGACCATGGATAATGAGCAGTTGCAAGAAAATCTCAGAAGCAAAGAAATGGAACTACAGATCATTTCAAACGAGATGGAACTTCTCACTTCTGAGCTTGAAGAAATTCTGCTGAGTGGGAATGAAGGTCTTACAGATGCATGTTACCAGGCTGATCTAATTTCGGGCTCCTTTCCAGATAAAAGGATATGGATATCTGAACAGGTTGGAGGGTTAATAAGAACAATTTCTGAGAGGGAACTAATGATCGAAGATCTTGAAAGCTGTTTAGAGGATGCCAATAAAAAGCAGTGTGATATAGAATCCATGTTGAAGTCTCTTAGAGGGGCAGCATTAGTTATGAGTGAAGCGCACCAGAGAGAGTACGAGGAAAAGGAGTCACATGTTCTCCTCTTGAAATCGCAGTTGTGCACAAAAACAGAGGCCATGACAAAGCTTCTAGAGAAGCTGAAGATGTCTGAAAGTTGGATTTATGAAGCATCACATTGTGCAACAGCTTCTCTAGTAATTGTCAACCGATATTCTGAGGTAATTGAATCCCACAGTTTTGAGTTGAAGCAAAAGGATCTCCAGCTTGAGGAATCTGCGGGATTAACTCTTTCTCTGAAGCAACAAGTAGAAGATTTGGAAGCAACCTGTGAAGAACTTAGAAGCAAGCTTctggaagaagaaaagaatgCTTCTGTTATGGAACAAAAGCTTGAAGAAATTGAGGAGACTGGCATTTCAGCCATGAAAGAGAAGCTTTCTGAGCTTACAGGTGGCGTATCTGGACTGAGATCATGCATAAACATGTGTCAAGAACATGAGAAATACACTGAAGCAGAGAATTCACTAGGGTCTCCAGCCCACTGTAGTGAAGGACAG GAAGTTGGGAGGAATGTGTCGTCTTGCATTGAGAAGACTCCAAACAAAAATCACATGGAGTCCTTGAGAGTTAGCAGCCAGATGTCTAGTGAGAGAGGTAAAGTGATTATTCTGCTAAAGCAAGAAATGGAATCTGCTCTTGCAAGCTTGAAGGAGGTTCAATTTGAGATGACCAGACTCCAGGCTGAGAAGGAAGAGCTAAAGGCGTCTGAGAAAAGAAGCTTAAGCAACTTGCACGATCTTGCTGCAGAGTTTTCCAGCCTTGAGACTGTGATGAATAGCATGAAAGAACAATATGAGCACAGATTGGAAGATGCAGATCATAAACTTAAG ACTTTGGAGCATGAACTTGCTAAGATGAAGCTAGAGGCTGGCCAGGGACATGTAGAAAACTTATGTGTTCTTCAGAAATTCGAGGAGGCTCAATGGACTATTAAAGAAGCAGATATCACGATCAATGAGCTCATAATAGCGAATGAAATGATGAAACTCAACCTGGAGAAACAGAAGACAAGGGAAACCAGCTTGGTTGGAGAGAGAAACGCCTTAGTTGATGAACTGCAGGAGCTAGAATCCATAAATGTCAAAGGAAATGAAAAGGTTGAGTACCTTGAGAAGCTATTCGAGTCAAGTTTGATGGGTGTGGGAAATCTTGTCGAAGAGCTGGAAACTGTTGTCAGAAAACTACAAGACGAGTCATCTGAGGCCTTGACTGGGATGGCAAATGATTTATCTGAGTTAAAGTCTTGGGTTTCAGAGACAAAGTCAGCTAGGTTCTTCCTCGAGGATATCTGGTCTGAAATAATTATGAAGGATTGTGCTCTCTCAGTTCTACATCTATGCCATATGGGGGTTTTGTTAGAAACAGTTACAGGGGTCAATGCCGAAAATAGTCTGCTTCAACGTGGTCTCGGTGAATCAAACTCTTCCATAGCCGGATTAAGAGATAACAATCTCAGGTTAAGAAGGGAGCTTGAAATGTTCACAACGCTCAAGGGTAAGCTGCTAGCTGATGTAAAGAATGGTTTTGAGAGAATTTCAAGAAATGAAGAAGCAACTAATCTTCTCACTACAAAATTAAGCAGTTTTGAGCAGAAAATTTCAGGTTTGCAGTACCAGGAGGAGCTGATGTTGCAAAGATCTGACAGCATGGGGTCTCAGCTTGATAGTTTGATGAAAGAAATAGATTTGAGCAACGGGAACCTTGCAGAAACTCTGTTGGAGCAAAAGCTGCATCTGAATCAGAGAAGTGATTTCTTTGACTCTGAAGTTCAGCGTTATTTAATGGATCTCTGCTCAAAGGACGTTGAGACACTTGTTCTGGCGCTAAAAGTAAAAGAATGTTCTTCTTGTCTCGCAGTTTTGGATAGAGAGCTTCTTGATCATCAGGCCATCGTTGAGGATCTTAAAGAGAAACTGTTTGTTTCCCAGGTGGAGAGTGAGCTCAAAGACCTCTGTCTGGTTGATAACAAATTGGAGACAGTCTCAATGATACAAAAGCTGACTGAAGCACAAAGAAAGATCAAGGTTCTCTCATCAGATCTTAATCAAAGTGTGCAAAAAACCATCGAAATGGATGAAGCAAACAAGGGTTTTGGAGAAAGAGTCTTCTTCTTGGAGTCTCGCGTTTCCAACCTACAGCAAGATTTAGAGAGGAAAGCTTCTGAACTTGATAGTCTCCAACATTCCCAGTCTATTACTGCAGGAGAACTGGGTATCAAAGAAAGGGATATACAAGTTTATGCTGATGCTGTCGGTGCGTTGAAGAATGAAAACAGATCACTTGGGGACAAGTTTATACATTTTGTTGAAGATCAATCTAAAGCATTAAATGCCAACAGCTTAAGCATTGCCAAATGTTCTGAAGGTAGCACAATACTGGAGAAACTAAACAGGGATGGTTTGGTAATCTCTGATCAAATGTTTGAACTAATATGTGAGAACGCCAACAAAGCTTCGGAATTCGCAGATACTGTTCAGTCTTTGCAGATTGATGTAGAAGACTTGCTGTCTGAAAATCTGAATCTCCAGGACGAGCTTTTGCGAAAGGATGATGTTCTAAAGGGGTTGTCTTTTGACCTCAGCCTACTACAAGAATCTGCTTCCAATTCAAGGGACAAGGAAGATGAAACAAAGGAAATCATGGTTCATGTTGAAGCTTTGGAAAAGACACTAGCTTCGAGAACCTCTGAACTAGAAGATGCTGTTTCTTTTGCTCAAAAGCTTGAAGTTCAGCTGCAAGAGAGCAAAGAAATTATCTGCAACCTTGAAGCGGAAACTGAAAAGGCAATGCAGTGTCAAAAACAGCTGTctgaagaaaataaagaaactagAGCAGAAGCTGAAGATCTCTTGGCAGAGAAAAGCTCTCTAGAGGAGGAGCTTATCCAGACAAAGAAGGTATCAGAGAGCATGGAGATGGAGCTCTTTAGTCTAAGAAATGCTCTCGGACAACTGAATGATAAAGTTGAGTTTACTCAGAGTAAATTAGATGAGACCATCGATGAGAGGGATAATCTCCAAGATGAGGTTTTGTATCTGACAGAAGAACTGGGGAAAATGAAAGCTGAGGCTAAAGAATTAGAAGTTATGTACATAGAAGCTCAAGAG ATTGCTGAGTCAAGAAAGATGTATGCTGatcagagagaagaagaagtgaagcTACTAGAGGGATCAGTTGAGCAGCTTGAGTATACTATCAATGTACTTGAAAATAAG GTTAACGTTATCAAAGATGAAGCTGAAAGACAACGTCTGCAAAGGGAGGAGCTGGAGACAGAGCTTCACACAATACGCCAACAGATGGAAAGTGTTAGAAATGCTGATGAGGAAATGAAGag AATTTTAGATGAAAAACGTATGGATCTTGAGGAAGCTCAGGGGCATATCGAAGCGCTTGAGAGAAATACTGCTAATCAAATGACCGAG ATTACTCAACTCAGCTCGCATATCTCAGAATTAAATATGCATGCAGAGGCTCAGGCTAGAGAATACATGCATAAG GTTAAGGAACTGGAGGCAATGGCTGAGCAAGTGAAACCAGAAATTCATGTTTCTCAAGCTGTGGATTCTTCATTGAATAAAGGTTCAGGGAAGCCTCGGGGTTCTGGCTCTCCTTTCAGGTGCATAGGGTTGGGACTTGCACAACAAATGAGGTCTGAGAAGGATGAGGAGCTTGCTTCTGCAAGGCACCGAATTGAAGAGCTTGAAACTGTAGTTGCAACCAAGCAGAAAGAG ATATTTTTATTGAACTCAAAACTCGCCAAGGTGGATAGCATGACCCATGACATTACTCGAGTTATGCTCGGACTCAAACAGAATTGTGCA TCATTATTGGATAGTCAGCAAGTATCAAAGATAGCAGAGATGCTTCAACGTTATAGTTCAGATTCACGAGAAACG GATTTTGAAGTCTCTCAGCTCAAGCGGCAACTCAGTGAATATAATGAGGAAAAGCAAGG ATGGCTAGAGGAGATTGAAGGAAAGCAGACTGATTTAGTTACTGCGCAGATAGAACTGGAGGAACATAGACAGCATGAGCAACTGCTCAAGAAAGAAAACGAATTACTGAAG AAGGAGAATGTTAGTCATAAAAGAAAACTAAGGGAGCTTGAAGGAGAAGTGGAGAAGCTTTCGTCTCAGCAAAACCCCGAGTGGCGAACTCGTGATCATGCTAGAATCAAG GAAGAAAACAATGTGTTAAAACTTCAGCTTGATGAGCTGAATCTGAAGCTACGGAGAGCAGATGTGAATATTTCTCGTGCTAAAGAAGAGCTTGCTTGGTACCGAGCATCTTCGGGGAAGAACCAACATTCAAACTTTGAAAAAATGCATCATTTAAGTACCAAACTGAAGGAAAGCGAAGAGGATAGAATGCAGCTGGGTAAGCAGCTATTATGTCTCTCCACCAGTATCTTAAAG GCAGCAGGTGTAACAGGAGAAGATATCACAGATATAAACCCTGAAGTTGCTGAAGAGGCACTTGAACAGCTTAAGACAAGAGTTGGTTTACTTGAAAGTGAATTGGATAACTTTAGATTAAAG GGGAAGACAAAGAGTAGAAGAAGTAGAAATCCCGAGAGGACGATGCCTTCAATGCCTTCGCCTAGAAGAAGATCATGGAGTCAGAGTCCAAGAAAGATGTCTCAGGTTCCTTTTTTCACTTCTTTAGACAGGTGA